The following nucleotide sequence is from Pirellulales bacterium.
GTGAGCTGATAGACGCGCTCGCAGCGTTCGATCGCTCGTTGCCGGTTGCGGGGATGTGGGAATGCCAATACACGCAGATTGGCGTGTACACCGCGCCGTTCGCAAGGCCTCTCGACGCAGCATGGGATGCAATCGACGCCGAGACGATGGTGCTTATTGATTGCGACCACTGCGAATGGCAATCGATCGCATCGCAATAACGCAGGTCAAGGCCGGAAGCCTCGAAACCATCGCGGGCGGTTATCATCAGCGCGATGCTTGATCACGCGCCAAAACAGCACGCCGTTGTGACGGTAGTTTTCCAGCCATCCTCTCAGCGGCTTCGCTAACGGTGATGTGAAGTACCAGCGATTGATTGCCCGCTCGTTTGCCGGGCACGGGCACCGCTTGAAGGAAGGATCGAAGAACTGCCGAAACGCGATGTATCGCCGCTGAGTGATCCCCACGCTGGAAAGCGCTACGCGTATCATTGAACCAAGCCCCATCGCGCCTTCACAGTCGCAATCTATCCGATCGGGTCCGTAGATCGACCAGACTAGCCCGGGGCATCCCTTCGCGCATTTGTACGCGGTTTCCTCGCCGAGCGGCGTCGGCCTTGTGCGATGCGTAGGAATGAAAACGCACTTGGTGACGCTCGATTTCATACCGAAGACACCATACAAGAAGCGCCTGAGTAGTCGCAGAATAACATTGCTTGAGAGGCATCTAGCGGAAGCATGAGCGGCGACGTCAAAATACAGGTTGTCCCCGGAGAGGATGAATTGTCAAATGTAGCTACACTTGAATAGCTGCAATCGCCGCCAGAGCCCGCGTATAGAACTGCCTTCATTCCTATGCCGCCGCCAGCGCTGAAGATCGCAAAGGCGCTAGCGCCGATCTGGACAGTGCCGAGAATCGTAACCGTGCAAAAACTGGGTGAACCAATGCACGACCATTGGCACCCGACGACGGTGCCCAGAAAAACCGTCGTCTGATTAAGATTCCCGCAATCAGAGCTGCACTGGGAAGGCGTAAGCTCTCCAATACCGGCATAAGTAACCGCATATTTCGCGGACATTTGACCGCCGTCGTTGACGCATATCGGACAGAGAGCGACGGCGCCACTCTTGCATGTCGCGGGGCACGTCGAGTCGGTTCGCGAAAACGAAAAGTTGTCAAAAGTAACACTTGCGGCCGTCGCGCCAGTTCCCAGACCAGCACCGCTCGGGGCTGAAGGCGACGTGATTGTCCCGGCCGCAACGTGCAACGTTCCCGCCGTATCCTTTGCGAGAAAGCTCGCGGTAAGTCCATCCTCGGAAATGCAAAGCGTGTACGTCGCGCTTCCAAAATTCCCAAGCGAAGAGCTTATTGTCGTCGACGAGCCTCCAGCCACTTGTATGACCTGAATGAATGTCCCGAATTTCACCTGTCCGTAAATGAAGTTGCTGCTGTCCTGCCAGCCGCCAATCACGCGCGCAAGGTCTCCGCTTGATCCGCTGCAATCGGCCTTGACGATCATCGCTTGCGTACCGGCAGGCTGTTGCGCTGTCGCAATGCGGTAGCCACCCGTCGTCGAGCAGGACATGACGCCGGCCGCGATGGTCCATGTGCCATTGGTCGCCGTCGTCCAATTTGAAGAGAGATCGTTAGTGGCGAACGTATCGGCGAAGACCAAACAGGTCGTCGAGCCACAACAAACGCAGCCTGGCGAGAAGGCGATCGCGAACAGGCAGAAGAAGATAATCCAGAACATCACTTAACACTCCGCCGCGATGCAGTAGGCCACGCCGTTGATCCAGTAAACGTCGTAGTATTTAGCGGCAGTCACATCGCCCAACTGGCTGTACACGTTGGGGATCGTGATGCTGGTCGCCGCTTCGGATCCGCCCGCGCCGGCCCATAAAGTGATCGTGCCGCTTGAGCCTTTTGAGAAACCGGTGGCGAACTTGCCGGTTACCATCTCGATCCCGTGCCAACGGCAATCGAGCGTTTTCAGCGTCGCGTTTTGCACGCCGAATACGAGCGCCGTCTCGGGATAATTCTTGGTGAGGGTCCATTGGCTTGGCTTGGGCCCCCAGCCATCGCCGTAGGCGGGCGTGCCGGTGTCGTAGGCCACTTCGGCGCCGCTATCGAACGTCAGCCAACCCGTGTCGCCGTCTTCGACGGGCACGCCGCTATTGATCGCATACAGGCGTGAAAAGGTCGTGCTGGGCTGGTCGCCGGTGATGATCCTCACGGCCGGGTCGCCGGTGCCGATTTGCGTGTTTCCGGTAATGCGCACCACGCCGTGGGCGGGGCAGGTGCTTGAGCCGTCATTGCGCCAGCCGAGCCAGCGCAAGCCGTGCGTATTGCGGTCGCCCTGCGCAGGCGGACCATTCTGGCGCATGCTGCGCAGGCGGCGCAGATCGCGGGCCAGATCGCGCACGGCGCGTCGGCTGAGCTGAACGCCCTTCTCGCGTGCCATTTGATTTCCTGGGAAATAAACCCGCCGCGCGGCCGCGATCTACGGGTGCGCTTCCTCGTACGTGAACGTGGCGTGCAGGCCCTTGGCTTGGGTGCCGCTGCCCCCGGTCGTGACCATGATCTGGAAGACGTCGCCGGCGACGAACGAAACCAGAGCGCCCAATGTGGCGGCCACGGCCACCAGCAGCGTCGTCGACGAGCTCAGCGCGATCGGGGAGGCAAGCACAGTTGCGAACGCCGCGCCCCCCGTGCTCTTTTGCAGATCGATCGATAAGGTCGAGCCGCCGCTGATCGCGGTGCCGGTGTTGATTACCGCGAAGTCGACTATGGTGCCTGCCCCGCGGGCGATGTGCAGGCTCTTGGTGGCGTTGGCCACAGTCGTCGCCGGGTCGGCCACGTCGTACTCGGCCGCCTGGTGGCGGATGAACTTCTCGGCCTGGATGCCCGCGTTGGTGGCAATGTTCGCGTCGCGGATGGAGCCGTTCGGCGGCACGAAGCTGCCGCCCACGACAAGATTCCCTGGCACAACCAGATCGCCGTCGACTCTCATGGCAAAACGTCCTTTGCAAACAATTAAAGGGTTTCTAGGTGACCGGCAGCGCCGAGTAGTAGAGGTCCAAGGGCGCAAAAGCCATCCGCTTCAAGCGGGGTGGGTTCAAGTAATAAGGCTCGTCCGGATCGTCGTCCGATTCCTCGTCCTCGGCGCCGCCCGTGCCGCCGCCCGATTCCTGATCGTCGAGCTCTGCGCTTTCGACGTCGTCCTCGTCCCCTTCTTCCTCCTCGGCCGGCTCGGGAACGGCAGGCGCCGGCACACCCGTGCCGTTGAGCAGCGTCCCGTCCTTTTTCAGCAGCAGCGGCTCCATCCCCGCGTCGAGCTTGATCAGGTTATCCGACGAGTCGAAAAACCAGGTGCCGCGATTGAGCACCGGCTCTTCCCAGCCTTCGCGGTTGAAATGGATCTCGTACCGCACCACCCGAAAGCGCACGTTGTTTTCGAATTGCTCGTCGCCGATATCCGGGGGCTGCATCTTGGCCGTGCCCGGGGGCGCCCCGTAGAACTCGTCGGTGTTGATCGCGTCGGCGTAGGCGATCGCCGTCAGCGCCGGGAACGTCGGCTCGTTGCGCTCGATCGTGAGCACCGGGCGCGAGTCGTCGATTTCAAGCGCTGGCAAAATGATCTGGCCAGCCGTGGTGGCAATCAGGTTACCGTTCTTGTCGCGGACAATGGGCCGCGAGAATTGCGCGAACTTGAGCGACACCTTGGGAGGTCGATCGCAAGGGTTTTGCAGGTTCTGGTTGGGATCGACCGCGTTGTCCCATTCGGCCGTGGCGTACCAGCATTTGCCCTCCTCCCCCGATTCGACGCTAACCTTGCGGCACAGCGCCGAGAAATCGTCGTAATAGGGCGCGTAGCGAAAGGGAAGCGGATTGGGGAGCACCAGCGAGGCCTGCACCACGACCGAGCGCGGGCCCATGGTGGGATCGTCGACGCGGATCTGATACTTTTCCGAATAGTGGGCAATGTAATTCTCGTCGAAGCTGGCCTTCCGCCAGCCTGGCCCGCGCAGAATCTTGCAGCTCAGAACGCCCATGGCCTCCCCTAATTCAGATTGACCACTTCGGGGGTCGGCGGCGAGTCGAGGCTCCCTTGGATGCTGCGCAACACGTCCAGCGATTGCTTCTCCGTGCGGAGAATCTCTTCGTTGGTCTTCAGGCCGCCGCGATCGCCGAAGCGTGCGGCGATATCCGCCTGGCTGCCGCGCACGATGGCGCCCCCTTGCTCGGCCGTCTTGCCGCGGCCGGCCAGGTCTTTGCGGACCTTCAGCTCTTCGCTGCGCAAGGCCCGGTCGAAAACCTGTTGGCTGATGAAGCCTTCGCTGTGCAATTTGCGCAGCTCGCGCATGCGCTTGGTAAGGTTTTCCAAGGGGGTGCGCACGCTGTCGACCACTTCCTTGGCCTGCTTCGCGCCTTCGATGCGCCGCGCGTCGGCCTGGGCCTTGTCGATCTGCGATTGCGTGGCGCCCATCCGCTTGAGCATGTCGATCCGCTTTTCGGCGTCGGTCATGAAGGCCTCCGCCGCGTCCTTCTGCAGGCGCGCCAATTCCTCCTCGAGTTTCTTGCGCTCTTCGGCCGCCTTGGTCTGCGCGTCGGCCGCCTGCAGGCGGGCTTGCACCGCGGCGATCTGCTCCTCGGTGGCGCCCGCCTCGCGCAATAATGCCACGCGTTTCTCGATGGCCGTCAGCCCCGCAAACGAAGCCTCGCGCTCGATGTCCGCGATCTCCTTGGCCATTTCGGCCATCTTCTGCCGCTGGTCGATCTGGGCAGCCAAGATTCCAGCCCGTTCGCGATCCTCGGCCGTACCGCCGAGCGACGCGATCTTGCTGGCCATCTTCTCGGCCTGCGTCATGCCACTTTGCGCGAGCTCTTTTTCGAGATCTGCGATCGCCTCAGTTATGTTCTTGCGCTTCTCGGCCGCGTCGGCAATGTCGAGCTGGGCCTGCAGCTGCTGCTCCCAATGACCACGGTCAAATTTGCCGCCTGCCTTTTGCACGTCCTCCTGGGCTTTGTCGAGCATCTTGGCGAACTCGTATTTTTTCTTCTCACTGTCGCTCATCGCGTCCGTCTTGTTCGCCTCTTCCAACGCTTCGACGTAATCGAAGATTCCCTTAGTCGCGGCCTGGGTGGCCTCATGAACCTTCTGCATCTGCGCGATCTGGCTGAGCTGCTCGCTGCCCGTGGTCAGCCATTGCCATGCTTTCACGAGGCCGTATGTGATCCCCGCCACTATGGCGATCGCAGCCCCAATGCCGGCCCAAATTGGCAGCCCAATTGCCGCCAACGCGCCCAGAGCGGCCGTGCATGCCCAAACGGCCGCTGTTAGCACCAGCTTTGCCGCGGCCCAGGCCAGCGTTATTGGCGTCATGGCCGTTCCGAAAACCAGCCAGGTCGCGGTCTGGACGATCAACCGCACCAGGAGCACATGCACGAGAATTCCCACCACCGCGGCGAAAGCCTTGACGGCCACGACGGCCGCTAGGAACACGGGCGGATAGTTGGCGATGAAGTTGAACGCCCTTCCAGCGATTCCTCCGAGCAAATTAAAAAACGAAGCTGCCTTCTGCAGGACGCTATTGAGAATGCCAGCCGTGGCATTGAAGTTGGCGGTGCGCGCAAGGCCGCGGCCGAACGAGGCGTACATATGATCGACCGAGTCCGTGACGGACTTATAGCTGGCGGCGAGAGTGACGGCGCCCGCGGAGCCCGCGTTGGACATCATTCCCGCGCTCTGCGCGGAGGCGAAGCTCTTCACGCTACGCGCGACCAGCGTACTGGCGCCGGCCACTCCAATAATCGTTTTCAGGTAGCCGCCGGCGGCGCCGTTGGCCGCGGTCCATCCGGCCGTCGCGGATTTAACAACCGCATTGTTACGTACGACCGCGCTGGCTGCGCGTTCGGCGACGAGCACCGATCCAGCCATTACTTTAACAAAGGGGCTGTTATCGGCTGTCAGCCGCACGGCGATGTTAGCGATCGTCGACATGGTGTGTGCCTCGCCGCGTGAGCCCGCGGCCGTAGGCCACGGCCGCGTCGAAAATGGTCTCTTGTTCGTCGATCGACTGCCGGCGTTTGGGCAGCCGCACGGGGAGAAAGTCCTCGGCCTCGAGCGGCTCGCGTTCGTAGGCGCCCGCCGCGTTCACGACCGTGGCGCAGATCTCGCCCGTCTGCCGCCACTCTTCGCCGTAGGGCTCGACCAGGTAATACGCATACTCCTCGTCGAGCTCCCGCGCCGGGATGCTGCGCATCATCTCTCCCCTGGTGCGACCAAGCCGATGCGCTAGCCGGTGTTGGAAGCGGAGCCAGGGGTCTCCTCGGATTTTTTTACGAGCTCTCCCAGGTCCAGGTCGGTAATGCCGCTCAGCCGCGCGGCCACGCTATAGATCCGCTCCAAGGGGAGCGCGCCTTTGTCGCCGAGCCATTTCACGTCGCTGTCGTCGAACACGAGCGCTCCCTGCTCGTCGACGCAGGAGAGCACCACCAGCCGCGCCCGCGCGTTCTGCATGTCGACCTTGGTCTTGCGCCCCTTGCGCTGCACGAAGGAGGCCTCGTACTCGTCGCGTACCTTGCCCGAGACGCCGCGCACCCAAATGTCGCCGCCCCATTCGGGCACCGCGACCAGCTCGCGCTGCACGTCGTCGGCCGCTTGGGCCTGGGCCCGCGTGATCAGAGCCATGGATCATTTCCTGGGAAATAAAAAGTGTTCACCACGGAGACGCGGAGGCACGGAGCCGATAAGCCTGTCCCCGTGTCTCTGTGCCTCTGTGGTCGATTCGTGCGCGCGCCTAGCCGGTGGGCGCGCCGGTGATGCGGATGGTGAGGTCGAGCTCGAGCAGGTTGTCGATCTTGGCCGTGCCGGGCTTCCAGTCCTCGATCCAGCCCGTGAACTGTTTGGTTTTGGTGGGGCTGCTCTGCAGCACGACCTGGAACAGCTCGTCGGCGTTGTCGTCGGTGTAGAAGCTGTTCTCGAGGTATTCGTGCGTGCTGTCGTTGGGGTCGTACCAGCATTTCAGCGGCAGCGAGCCTCCGCGCAAGATCCCCTTGAAGGAGTCCTCGGCCTCGTCGTCGAGGCCCGTGGCTTCGATGGCGTTGCGCTTGGGCTGCGGCATCATCACTTCGGTCCGCTGCGCAACCGTGGTATACGTGCCGCTGATCTTCACCTGCAGCAGCGTCCCCTTACCTTTAACCTTGGCCATGGCCTAACTCCCCGGAATGCTTTCTTCGTGCAGGACGCGATACTGCAACAGTTTCCGCTGATTTCCCTTTTCGTCGGCCAGGGCGCTGGCCTCGTACATATCGCGCTCGTCGTCCGAGATCGCCGACAGGACCAGCGTGTCGCCCGCTTCCCCATCAAAGCCATCCAGCCAATCGCGGACCGCTTCTTCCAACGCCTCGGCTTGCGGATAGTCGTCCGCGGTCCAAACGTCGATCTGCACCAAAGGAGCAGCCGCCCCAAGCGGTCCATCGATGTCGTGGATCCGGCCGCCGCTAAAGCGCGTGAACACGAGCGCGGGCATAGGGCTGTTCTCGGGACGCGCGCCGCAGTAGATGCGGGTGCCGCAAAGGGCCACGATCGCATCCTGTAGAGCGGCGCTTGCGCGCAGGTCGGTGACCAGGCTCATCGCTTGCTCACCTCCCGCTCGACCGCCCGGCCCACGGCACGGGCGGCGCTCGCGCGATGCTGCTCGAGCGCCGGCCGCATGAAGGGCCGCGCATGGCGGGTGGCCGTGCCGAACTCGATCGCGGCCGGATAGTAGTAGGGATCCGTGGCAGGGATCCGCATCTTGGCCCTGGTACCGGTGCGCACCTCGACTGCGACCTTGCGCTGCGTGCTGCGGTCGCGGCAGGTAATGTTGTCGGCGGTCAAGCCGGTCTCGCGCGGGCAGAGCGCGGCGGCCGTCTCCCGTACCAATTCCCCTTGGGCAAGCATTTCCTCACGGGCCGCGGCCAGAGCGCGCGCGGGGAGCGAGGCCAGTATTTCGGCCGTCTGCTCAAGCCCGTGGGTTTGGAAATGGATGTTCATGAAGAGATTCAAGTGGCAGCTTTTTCGCGGCACAGCAGCCGCAGCTCGCTATGGCTGCTATTGCCGAGCACGGCTTCGATGTTGAGCGTTCGCCCTTCAAAGGTCAGTCGCATCTTCGGGCTCAGGTCGCGGCGGTAGGGAACGGTCACCTGGTGCGTCAGCGAGGCCAACTGCTGATCGGCCACGAAACGTTCCAAGCCCGTTACTTGCAGCACCTCGCCCCATAGCTTTCCCAGCACCAGGTCGCCGATCACGGGCTTGCCCGCCGCATCGATGCTGAGGATCTGGTCGGCGATCAGATTCATCCGCGTTCGTTTCGGGCCAGCCGCCATTGCAGTTCACCACGGAGACGCGGAGCCACGGAGCAGTTGAGTTGCTGCGTTAGTTCCTGCGTCTCAGTGCCGCTGTGTCCTCCTGCCGCTGTGTCTCCGTGGTTGGCTTTCCTACAAGCTGCTCAGCCGCCGGACCGAGAAGTTGGCATCCTCGCCGCTGCCATTGGTGATGAAGAGGCTCGTCACGTCCGCGGTCAGCAGGTTGGATTGGTAGCTGTCGGTCGCCCAGTGGTACGGCACGTTCGCCTTGAGCGCGATCGTGTTGGTGGGGCTGCCCGAGCTATTGGTTTTGATCGTCAAGTCCTGGTCGGTCGTCAGCCAGATCGATACCAGCGTCGCCACGGCGAATGCCAGGACCGCCTGGTGGTTCGTGGTGCCGTCGGCGACGGCCAGGTCGAATTCGTCCCCGTTGTCGCCGGTATAGGTCTTGTCGTAGCGCAGCGTGCCGCTGGGCGTAACAAGCTGCTGCGTCGCCACGTGCGTTGCCATCGCTACTCCACGACGTTGCCGTCGATGTCTAAGGTCGGCTTGTGTTCCGCAGCCGTTTCAAGCGGTTGCTCGGTCGCCGCTTCCTCGATCTCGGCTGCCGGCGGTTCCTGCCCGACGATCGTCGCTCCCGGAGCGCCAGCAAACGAGACGGCCGTGGCCGCCTCGCCGGCGCGGCGTCGGTCGTAGCGCGCGTGCCCGTCGTAATGGCCCGTGTCCAGATTGATCGCGCCCGCGAAGCCGCGCCACACGAGCGTCCCAGGCGCGAACTGCTGGCCGTCGAGAACCACCGCTTCGGCGTTCGTCGATCCTTTGACCGCGGCCAAGGGCGCGATCTGATCCTCGGCGATCGTGGCCGGCAAGCAAAAGTGGTAGGAGCGCGCTGCCCGCGTGTTATTGGCCGCCATAGCGCCCCCAGGATTGACTGGCGAGGAGTGTATCGACGGCCATCGGCACCGGCGCCTGGCCGCCCGTGCCCACGGCCTCGCGCTGCGTGTACCAGAGGGCCAGCAATTGCTTCATGGCCGTTTTGGTGGTCGCGGGAATGGCGGCCGCGGTATCGCCGTAGCCCGCCACGAAATCCACGGTGACCGCGGCGGGGCGTGGCTGCGTCGGCGGCCAACAGGTTCCCCATACTGGCACGATCCGCGCGGGCTCGTGCCCGAGATCCTTGACGTAGGTGCTGGGGTCGAGAGTCTGCTGCGTGCCGGTCAGATCGTAGTACTTCACATCGCCGACGCTTTGCACCGGTGGCAGCCGCAGCTCGATCGGCCGTCGCCAGCGGCCGTAGCCGTCCCCTTCGTAGCCGCCGTCGTTGCCGTCGAACGTGAACTCACTCGCGCCGAAGCCGGCCTGGTCGTTGCGGCGCACCCCCGGAAAATGATCCATCTGCAACTGCCAGCTGGCCGTGATCAGCTGCCGGCTCTGCCGCGTCTCGACAAGCTCCCGTGCGGCGATGATCAGGCCGCTGATCAGGTCGTCGTCGTCATAGGTGTTGGCGATCAGGATCATGTCGATCGAGATCGACAGCGAGGCCAGCCCAGCGCCGATGGCGCAGCGCAGGTAGGCGTTGGTGCCCGTGTAGGGAATCGCCAACGTGGAAAAGGCGTTGGCGTCGGAGAGGTTTTGCAGGCTGCCGTCGACGTCGGTCCAGCCGCTGGCGTCGGGCGAGTCTTGCAGCTTGACGGTAAAGGATCCGTCTGCCCCCACGGATCCAATGGAAACGTTGGCGAACGCCTGCACGCCCGCCACGGGGACGCCGTCAGTGAAGCTGCTCACGCCGTCGAGTATCGAGGGGGCTAGCGATTGCGCGACGCGCACGCCGCTGGGCGGCGTATCGACGCGCAGGTGCAGCTTGGCCTCGGCGAGCGAGACAGGTTCGATCGCCGGCGGCGTTAGCAGGACAAGGGACATGGCAATGACGAAGCCCATTCACTCACCGAAGGTTCACCGCTGAATCACTGAAACACGGAGGGGCCGAGACACTGAGACACTGAGCCGTTTAATAATTGGGTGTACGAAAAATTCCCTGAGCTGTGCCTCCGCGCCTCCGTGGTGCAATCCGTTTGCTTACGTCGCCACCTGGCGGGTGTTGGGCGCCGTGCGCGGATGGCCGAGAATCACCACGCAGGAGATATCGGCATTGCCGGTGTTCGTGGCCGGCGTGATCGTCAGCTGGACATAGCGCGCCAGGCCGGTGTAACCAATGCGTAGCACCTGGTCGTCCGAGTCGTAACGGAAACTGCAACCCGTCGGCGTGGCGGCGACACCCAGGATGCCGATGAACGACGTGGCCGCCACGCCGTCGGACAGATTGCTCGCATTCCCTTCCGTGATCGAAACCTGGAAGGTGGCGTCGGCGTCGGCGATGGTGCCGGTGGCGATCACGAACATGAGCGAGTCCCAGCCCGCGCGATCGATGATCTGCGAATTCTGCACCGTGTTGTCGGTGACGCGCACCGGGTCGATCCCGCGGCGGATATCAGTCTGCGAATTGAGGTCGGCCATGTTTACATCTTTCAGGCTGGAAAAGTGCTCGGCTGTGCTACGGCCGATGCGGCCGCACGGCGCGGCGTTTCGGCTCGACGGTGGCGGTGCGGGGCGCGGGCTCGCGGCGCGGTTCGGCCGCGGCCGGCTTCTCGGTGCGCTCGGCCTGCCCGGCGCCGACGAGCGCTCGTGCAAAACCTTCGTCGAAGTCGACGACGTCATCCACCGCGTAAGCCACGCGGTTGATGATCGCGCTCGTGAGAAATCGCACGCGCATTTTTATGATCACGCTCGGGTTCGGGAAAGAAACGCACGGCCCGCGGTTCTAGCTGTGCATCTGCAACAGCTTCACCGGATGGGTGCCTGCGTCGAGCAGGTTTCCATCGGATCTCATGAAAGCGACAAAACCTTCCTCGTCGTTGTCGGCGTACCGTTCGACCAGGCGGCGCATGCGGATCGTGCCGACGTCGCGGATCTTGTACTTTTGATGCTGGCCAAAGCTGACGATGTAGGCGCTGCCCGCGAAGGCGCTCGCCATCGACTGGTTGATGAAGAAGGGCCAATCGTTGAGCGTGTCCATCGCGCCTGTATTGAGGCCACCGCCGCCCCACAGATAGCGGCCGTAGCTGTCTTTCAACAGCCGCGTCTGCAACTTGATCGAGTCATGCAGCATGTAGCTGCACATCCCCTTTTGCCGATAGGCCGGGTCGACTGAGTGTTCGAGCTTGATGAAGTCGTCGGTGGAGACGGCGTTGTTGGCGGCCGTGGTCGCGCCGACCGCGGCGGCATTGATCAGGCCGTTGGGCATCGAAGCGCCGGTGCCGGTCGTGAACTCATCGTTCTGGATACGGCCGATGCGCTCGCCGAGCAGGTCGGAGAGCCATACCGACAGATCGAACGCCGAGTCTTGCAAAAGCTCGACGGGAACCTGCACCATCTTGCTGGTGTACTTATAGGCGCGCCAGTAGATGCGGCCGAAGGTTACGTCCTGCTCGGAAACCGTGACATTGGCCCCGATGCGAGCGCCTTTGTTGGACGTGTCGTTGACGGTGGGCCACGGAAGCTCCTCGCCCGTGTCGGTGCGGATCGTCTCAGCCGCCTGCCGAAGGCCCGAATAGCTGAGCAGGGCTTTTTCCAGGTTGTTGACGAATCCCTGGGGCACGAGCGCGCCGCCCGAGCCGGTAATTCCGGCGTCGAGGGCGCGGAATTCGCGCTTCATCTGGGGCACGTCGCGACGCAGCCGGATCTCGAAGGTGCGACGGGCCGGGTTTACTTTCATCCGCTCGCAAGCCCGCGTGTGCTGCTTGCCAAGCGGCTCGCCAAGCTGGCGGCGCATCCAGGCCTGCATGGCCCGTTCGTACATCCCTTCGTCGCGCAGGCGGCGCTCTTCGTCGCGCTCGCGGCGTTCCTTCAGCGTCAGCCGTACCTTGGGGGCGCCGTCAGGCGTCTGGCCTTCGCCGCGCTGGAGCTGATCGCGCTCCGTCTCTTCGGCCCGCTCGAGGATCTCGATCTGCCGCGTGCGGCTGTCGTAATCCGCGTTCAGAGATTCCCAGTTGGTTTTCTCTTCCGGCGTGAAGTCGCGCTTCTCGGCGGACAAGAGGTCGGCGTGTTCGCGGATCTTCTTGGCCAGTGGCGCGCGCTCTTCGCGCAAACGCTTGGCCGTCATCAGCTGCGACATGGGAAAGCTGCCCGTGTGTGAAAGTCGTGTTAAACCGTGTTCCAGGTTCTGCACGCCTTGGCGGAGCCGACTGGGCAGCCCGACGAGACTTGCACGCCTGCCCTGCATCCGCGCGGCTGACTGAGCGGCCGCACAAACGCCAGGCGACGTTCAACGGGTTCGATCCTAGACGCCACACGTGGCCTGATTCAACTGGCCAAAAAAGCCAGAGCGAAGAATTTTCACCACGGAGACACCGAGGCACCAAGCAATGCGGGCTCTCTCTCCGTGGCTCCGTGCCTCCGTGGTCGCGGCTTATTTCCGCGGAAATTAACC
It contains:
- a CDS encoding HK97-gp10 family putative phage morphogenesis protein, with the protein product MNIHFQTHGLEQTAEILASLPARALAAAREEMLAQGELVRETAAALCPRETGLTADNITCRDRSTQRKVAVEVRTGTRAKMRIPATDPYYYPAAIEFGTATRHARPFMRPALEQHRASAARAVGRAVEREVSKR
- a CDS encoding phage head closure protein: MNLIADQILSIDAAGKPVIGDLVLGKLWGEVLQVTGLERFVADQQLASLTHQVTVPYRRDLSPKMRLTFEGRTLNIEAVLGNSSHSELRLLCREKAAT
- a CDS encoding phage major capsid protein; amino-acid sequence: MSQLMTAKRLREERAPLAKKIREHADLLSAEKRDFTPEEKTNWESLNADYDSRTRQIEILERAEETERDQLQRGEGQTPDGAPKVRLTLKERRERDEERRLRDEGMYERAMQAWMRRQLGEPLGKQHTRACERMKVNPARRTFEIRLRRDVPQMKREFRALDAGITGSGGALVPQGFVNNLEKALLSYSGLRQAAETIRTDTGEELPWPTVNDTSNKGARIGANVTVSEQDVTFGRIYWRAYKYTSKMVQVPVELLQDSAFDLSVWLSDLLGERIGRIQNDEFTTGTGASMPNGLINAAAVGATTAANNAVSTDDFIKLEHSVDPAYRQKGMCSYMLHDSIKLQTRLLKDSYGRYLWGGGGLNTGAMDTLNDWPFFINQSMASAFAGSAYIVSFGQHQKYKIRDVGTIRMRRLVERYADNDEEGFVAFMRSDGNLLDAGTHPVKLLQMHS
- a CDS encoding DUF3168 domain-containing protein; translated protein: MSLVTDLRASAALQDAIVALCGTRIYCGARPENSPMPALVFTRFSGGRIHDIDGPLGAAAPLVQIDVWTADDYPQAEALEEAVRDWLDGFDGEAGDTLVLSAISDDERDMYEASALADEKGNQRKLLQYRVLHEESIPGS